A DNA window from Arachis duranensis cultivar V14167 chromosome 3, aradu.V14167.gnm2.J7QH, whole genome shotgun sequence contains the following coding sequences:
- the LOC107481227 gene encoding cullin-3A codes for MSNQRKRNFQIEAFKHRVVIDPKYADKTWKILEHAIHEIYNHNASGLSFEELYRNAYNMVLHKFGEKLYSGLVATMTGHLKEIAKSVEAAQGGSFLEELNRKWNDHNKALQMIRDILMYMDRTYIPSTQKTPVHELGLNLWREIVIYSNQIRNRLLNTLLELVHSERTGDVIDRGIMRNITKMLVDLGPSVYVHEFELHFLHVSAEFYRVESQKFIECCDCGDYLKKAERRLNEEIDRVSHYLDPRTEKKITNVVEKEMIENHMLRLIHMENSGLVHMFSDDKYDDLGRMYNLFRRVPDGLSKIREVMTEHIKETGKQLVNDPERLKDPVEFVQRLLDEKDKYDKIINFAFNNDKSFQNALNSSFEYFINLNPRSPEFISLFVDDKLRKGLKGVSEDDVEVTLDKVMMLFRYLQEKDVFEKYYKQHLAKRLLSGKTVSDDAERSLIVKLKTECGYQFTSKLEGMFTDMKTSQDTMQGFYASHPELVDGPTLTVQVLTTGSWPTQSSVTCNLPAEMSALCEKFRSYYLGTHTGRRLSWQTNMGTADLKATFGKGQKHELNVSTYQMCVLMLFNNADRLSYKEIEQATEIPASDLKRCLQSLALVKGRNVLRKEPMSKDVGEDDAFFVNDKFSSKLYKVKIGTVVAQKESEPEKQETRQRVEEDRKPQIEAAIVRIMKSRKQLDHNNLIAEVTKQLQSRFLANPTEVKKRIESLIERDFLERDENDRKLYRYLA; via the exons ATGAGTAACCAGAGGAAGAGAAATTTTCAGATAGAAGCTTTCAAGCATAGGGTTGTCATAGATCCGAAATATGCCGACAAGACATGGAAGATTCTCGAACATGCTATTCATGAGATTTACAATCACAACGCCAGTGGTCTCAGCTTTGAAGAGCTTTACAG AAATGCATACAATATGGTGCTTCACAAATTCGGTGAGAAGCTGTATTCAGGACTGGTTGCTACCATGACTGGACATCTAAAAGAAATAGCCAAATCTGTTGAAGCTGCTCAAGGAGGTTCCTTTCTGGAAGAACTGAACAGAAAATGGAATGATCATAATAAGGCATTGCAAATGATTAGAGACATACTTATGTACATGGACAGGACTTATATACCAAGCACCCAGAAGACCCCTGTTCATGAACTCGGCTTGAACCTTTGGAGAGAAATCGTTATTTATTCCAATCAGATCAGGAATCGGTTACTGAACACACTTCTGGAATTAGTACATAGTGAACGCACTGGGGATGTTATTGATAGAGGGATAATGAGAAATATAACAAAGATGCTCGTGGATTTGGGTCCTTCTGTTTATGTGCATGAATTTGAACTGCATTTTCTTCATGTTTCAGCTGAGTTCTACCGGGTAGAATCCCAGAAATTCATTGAGTGTTGCGATTGTGGTGATTATTTGAAGAAAGCTGAGAGGCGTCTGAATGAAGAAATAGATAGAGTGAGCCATTACTTGGATCCCAGGACTGAAAAGAAGATCACTAATGTGGTGGAGAAGGAGATGATTGAAAATCACATGCTTAGATTAATCCATATGGAGAATTCTGGATTGGTACACATGTTTTCTGATGATAAATATGATGATTTGGGTAGAATGTATAATTTGTTCCGTCGTGTTCCCGATGGTCTCTCAAAAATTCGAGAAGTCATGACTGAACACATCAAAGAAACCGGCAAGCAGCTTGTTAATGATCCTGAAAGGTTGAAGGATCCTGTAGAATTCGTGCAGAGGCTCTTAGATGAGAAGGACAAATATGACAAGATTATCAACTTTGCATTTAACAATGACAAATCTTTCCAGAATGCTTTGAATTCCTCCTTTGAATATTTCATTAACTTGAACCCTCGATCTCCAGAGTTTATTTCGCTGTTTGTTGATGATAAACTTCGTAAAGGTCTGAAAGGGGTTAGTGAGGATGATGTAGAGGTTACCCTTGACAAGGTGATGATGCTATTCCGTTACTTGCAAGAAAAGGATGTTTTTGAGAAGTATTACAAACAGCATCTGGCAAAGCGACTTCTGTCAGGAAAAACCGTTTCTGATGATGCAGAGAGAAGTCTCATAGTTAAGCTCAAGACGGAATGTGGTTACCAGTTTACATCCAAATTAGAGGGCATGTTTACAGACATGAAAACCTCCCAGGACACTATGCAGGGCTTTTATGCCAGCCACCCCGAACTTGTTGATGGTCCTACACTTACTGTACAGGTCCTGACAACTGGGTCGTGGCCAACTCAGTCCAGTGTTACGTGCAACCTGCCAGCCGAAATGTCTGCCCTTTGTGAGAAGTTTCGATCATATTACCTCGGAACCCACACCGGCCGGAGATTGTCCTGGCAAACTAATATGGGCACTGCAGACTTAAAAGCAACCTTTGGGAAAGGTCAGAAGCATGAGCTAAACGTATCCACTTACCAAATGTGTGTTCTTATGCTTTTTAATAATGCGGACAGACTTAGCTACAAGGAGATTGAGCAAGCGACTGAGATTCCTGCTTCAGATCTTAAGAGATGCCTGCAATCGTTGGCTTTAGTTAAAGGAAGAAATGTCCTTAGGAAAGAGCCTATGAGTAAAGATGTTGGGGAGGATGATGCATTCTTTGTTAATGACAAGTTCAGTAGCAAACTATACAAGGTGAAAATAGGAACTGTAGTTGCACAAAAGGAATCGGAGCCTGAGAAACAGGAAACTCGACAGAGAGTGGAGGAGGACCGGAAGCCACAGATTGAAGCAGCCATAGTGAGGATCATGAAATCTAGGAAGCAACTTGATCATAATAACCTTATAGCCGAGGTCACAAAGCAGTTGCAATCACGATTTCTTGCGAACCCAACCGAGGTAAAGAAACGGATAGAGTCCCTGATTGAACGGGACTTTTTGGAGAGGGATGAAAATGACAGAAAACTGTATCGGTATCTTGCCTAG
- the LOC107481159 gene encoding acidic endochitinase: MAFNLPVSLTFFSLLLLALANGSNAGSISVYWGQNGNEGTLAEACAAGNYEFVIIAFLPTFGNGQTPMINLAGHCDPYSNGCTGLSSDIKSCQAKGIKVLLSLGGGAGSYSIASVQDAHNVATYLWNNFLGGTSSSRPLGPAVLDGIDFDIEGGSNQHWDDLARFLKGYDKKVLITAAPQCPFPDAWIGNALKSGLFDYVWVQFYNNPPCQYTAGGIGNLVAAWKQWTSSIPANKIFLGLPAAPTAAGSGFIPATALTSSVLPAIKGSAKYGGVMLWSRYYDVQSGYSSSIKNHV, from the coding sequence atggcattcaacttgccagtCTCACTCACATTCTTCTCTTTATTGCTCTTAGCACTTGCAAATGGTTCTAATGCAGGTAGCATTTCAGTCTATTGGGGCCAGAACGGTAACGAGGGCACGTTGGCCGAGGCTTGTGCCGCAGGAAACTACGAATTCGTCATCATAGCCTTCTTGCCAACCTTCGGCAATGGCCAGACCCCCATGATAAACCTGGCTGGTCATTGTGATCCTTACAGCAATGGTTGCACCGGCTTAAGCTCTGATATCAAATCATGCCAGGCCAAAGGCATCAAAGTCTTGTTGTCTTTGGGAGGTGGCGCCGGAAGCTACTCGATTGCGTCTGTCCAGGACGCGCATAACGTGGCCACATACCTTTGGAACAACTTCTTGGGGGGAACTTCATCATCTCGCCCTCTCGGTCCTGCAGTGCTCGATGGCATTGACTTTGACATCGAAGGAGGATCAAACCAGCACTGGGACGACCTTGCCCGGTTTCTTAAAGGGTACGACAAGAAGGTGTTGATAACTGCCGCGCCTCAATGTCCATTTCCTGATGCTTGGATAGGAAACGCCCTCAAATCGGGACTCTTCGACTATGTTTGGGTCCAATTCTACAACAACCCTCCATGCCAATACACTGCTGGAGGAATTGGAAATCTTGTAGCTGCATGGAAGCAGTGGACATCAAGTATCCCTGCCAACAAGATATTCCTCGGCCTACCGGCTGCCCCAACAGCTGCAGGCAGTGGCTTCATCCCTGCAACTGCCCTTACTTCCAGTGTACTTCCAGCAATCAAGGGTTCTGCTAAATATGGTGGCGTTATGCTGTGGTCCAGGTACTATGATGTTCAGAGTGGCTACAGCTCCTCCATCAAGAACCATGTCTGA
- the LOC107481226 gene encoding probable hexosyltransferase MUCI70 isoform X1 codes for MALYRNNGELLTERRGIIDAVVHSLGKSDHGSRILRRGRRLGRITKHRLSRWLLLLTALFSVYFTVCGLKMFIHDGSITAKMESRFPATHSIREGLNLHSKHEELNLHSIHKELNLQETVSLSEFGKPPPKSKRRKHFPCEVEFLKSADGLAEPKNYMNFTWFSLDYVKQEGKTSDSGLFEPRFGGHQTLEEREKSFYAKNQMVHCGFVKGSPGYSSTGFDLDEKDKAYMSKCKIAVSSCIFGSSDFLRRPTSRLISQYSKNNVCFVMFLDEQTLSKLSSEGNSPDERGHIGLWKVVVVKNLPYKDMRRTGKVPKFLAHRLFPNSRYSIWLDSKMRLNADPMLIIEYFLWRRNAEFAISNHYDRHCVWDEVLQNKRLNKYNHTAIDQQFKVYQSDGLTKFDPSNPNNPLPSYVPEGSLIIRAHTPMSNLFSCLWFNEVDRFTSRDQLSFAYTYLKLRRMNPERPFQLYMFKDCERRALVKLFQHRTIPSPP; via the exons ATGGCTCTTTATAGAAACAATGGTGAATTGCTCACCGAGAGAAGGGGCATCATTGATGCGGTTGTCCATTCTCTTGGTAAAAGTGACCATGGCTCGCGAATCTTGCGTCGTGGTAGAAGGCTTGGTCGGATTACCAAACACAGACTTTCGCGTTGGCTTCTCCTTCTTACTGCACTCTTTTCAGTTTATTTCACAGTTTGTGGCCTGAAAATGTTTATTCACG ATGGTTCTATTACAGCTAAAATGGAATCTAGGTTCCCAGCGACTCACAGTATACGGGAAGGGCTCAACCTACACAGTAAACATGAAGAGCTCAACCTACACAGTATACACAAAGAGCTCAATCTTCAAGAAACTGTTTCATTATCTGAATTTGGAAAACCACCACCTAAAAGCAAGCGCAGGAAGC ATTTTCCTTGTGAAGTTGAATTTCTGAAGTCAGCAGATGGCCTTGCTGAACCCAAGAATTACATGAATTTCACTTGGTTTTCTCTAGATTATGttaaacaagaaggaaaaacATCCGATAGTGGTTTGTTTGAACCTCGATTTGGAGGACATCAGACtcttgaggagagagaaaagtcATTTTATGCCAAAAACCAAATGGTTCATTGTGGTTTTGTCAAGGGATCACCAGGGTATTCAAGCACTGGATTTGATTTAGATGAAAAAGATAAGGCATACATGTCAAAGTGTAAGATTGCagtttcttcttgcatttttggAAGCTCCGATTTTCTTCGGAGGCCTACAAGTAGACTG ATTAGTCAATATTCAAAGAACAATGTTTGTTTTGTGATGTTCTTGGATGAACAAACACTATCCAAACTTTCATCAGAAGGGAACAGTCCCGATGAAAGAGGGCATATTGGCCTATGGAAAGTAGTAGTTGTGAAAAACTTGCCATACAAAGACATGCGGAGGACTGGCAAGGTGCCAAAATTTTTAGCTCACCGCCTCTTCCCAAATTCTAG GTATTCAATTTGGCTTGACAGCAAGATGAGACTCAATGCTGATCCTATGTTGAtcattgaatattttttgtGGCGAAGGAATGCTGAATTTGCCATTTCAAATCATTATGATCGCCACTGTGTCTGGGATGAGGTACTCCAAAACAAACGCTTAAACAAGTACAACCACACGGCAATTGACCAACAGTTTAAAGTTTACCAATCTGATGGCCTAACCAAGTTTGATCCTTCAAACCCAAATAATCCTCTTCCAAGTT ATGTTCCTGAGGGTTCCTTGATAATAAGGGCACATACACCAAtgtcaaatttattttcatgccTTTGGTTCAATGAAGTTGATCGATTTACTTCTCGAGATCAACTAAGCTTTGCTTATACTTATTTGAAATTGAGGAGAATGAATCCAGAGAGACCATTTCAGTTGTATATGTTCAAG GATTGTGAGCGCAGAGCATTAGTTAAACTATTCCAGCATAGGACAATTCCTTCTCCACCATAG
- the LOC107481226 gene encoding probable hexosyltransferase MUCI70 isoform X4 has protein sequence MALYRNNGELLTERRGIIDAVVNSLGKSDQGSRILRRGRRLGRITKHRLSRWLLLLTALFSVYFTVCGLKMFIHAKMESRFPATHSIREGLNLHSKHEELNLHSIHKELNLQETVSLSEFGKPPPKSKRRKHFPCEVEFLKSADGLAEPKNYMNFTWFSLDYVKQEGKTSDSGLFEPRFGGHQTLEEREKSFYAKNQMVHCGFVKGSPGYSSTGFDLDEKDKAYMSKCKIAVSSCIFGSSDFLRRPTSRLISQYSKNNVCFVMFLDEQTLSKLSSEGNSPDERGHIGLWKVVVVKNLPYKDMRRTGKVPKFLAHRLFPNSRYSIWLDSKMRLNADPMLIIEYFLWRRNAEFAISNHYDRHCVWDEVLQNKRLNKYNHTAIDQQFKVYQSDGLTKFDPSNPNNPLPSYVPEGSLIIRAHTPMSNLFSCLWFNEVDRFTSRDQLSFAYTYLKLRRMNPERPFQLYMFKDCERRALVKLFQHRTIPSPP, from the exons ATGGCTCTTTATAGAAACAATGGTGAACTGCTCACCGAGAGAAGGGGCATCATTGATGCGGTTGTCAATTCTCTTGGTAAAAGTGACCAGGGCTCGCGAATCTTGCGTCGTGGTAGAAGGCTTGGTCGGATTACCAAACACAGACTTTCGCGTTGGCTTCTCCTTCTTACTGCACTCTTTTCAGTTTATTTCACAGTTTGTGGCCTGAAAATGTTTATTCACG CTAAAATGGAATCTAGGTTCCCAGCGACTCACAGTATACGGGAAGGGCTCAACCTACACAGTAAACATGAAGAGCTCAACCTACACAGTATACACAAAGAGCTCAATCTTCAAGAAACTGTTTCATTATCTGAATTTGGAAAACCACCACCTAAAAGCAAGCGCAGGAAGC ATTTTCCTTGTGAAGTTGAATTTCTGAAGTCAGCAGATGGCCTTGCTGAACCCAAGAATTACATGAATTTCACTTGGTTTTCTCTAGATTATGttaaacaagaaggaaaaacATCCGATAGTGGTTTGTTTGAACCTCGATTTGGAGGACATCAGACtcttgaggagagagaaaagtcATTTTATGCCAAAAACCAAATGGTTCATTGTGGTTTTGTCAAGGGATCACCAGGGTATTCAAGCACTGGATTTGATTTAGATGAAAAAGATAAGGCATACATGTCAAAGTGTAAGATTGCagtttcttcttgcatttttggAAGCTCCGATTTTCTTCGGAGGCCTACAAGTAGACTG ATTAGTCAATATTCAAAGAACAATGTTTGTTTTGTGATGTTCTTGGATGAACAAACACTATCCAAACTTTCATCAGAAGGGAACAGTCCCGATGAAAGAGGGCATATTGGCCTATGGAAAGTAGTAGTTGTGAAAAACTTGCCATACAAAGACATGCGGAGGACTGGCAAGGTGCCAAAATTTTTAGCTCACCGCCTCTTCCCAAATTCTAG GTATTCAATTTGGCTTGACAGCAAGATGAGACTCAATGCTGATCCTATGTTGAtcattgaatattttttgtGGCGAAGGAATGCTGAATTTGCCATTTCAAATCATTATGATCGCCACTGTGTCTGGGATGAGGTACTCCAAAACAAACGCTTAAACAAGTACAACCACACGGCAATTGACCAACAGTTTAAAGTTTACCAATCTGATGGCCTAACCAAGTTTGATCCTTCAAACCCAAATAATCCTCTTCCAAGTT ATGTTCCTGAGGGTTCCTTGATAATAAGGGCACATACACCAAtgtcaaatttattttcatgccTTTGGTTCAATGAAGTTGATCGATTTACTTCTCGAGATCAACTAAGCTTTGCTTATACTTATTTGAAATTGAGGAGAATGAATCCAGAGAGACCATTTCAGTTGTATATGTTCAAG GATTGTGAGCGCAGAGCATTAGTTAAACTATTCCAGCATAGGACAATTCCTTCTCCACCATAG
- the LOC107481226 gene encoding probable hexosyltransferase MUCI70 isoform X2, with the protein MALYRNNGELLTERRGIIDAVVNSLGKSDQGSRILRRGRRLGRITKHRLSRWLLLLTALFSVYFTVCGLKMFIHDGSITAKMESRFPATHSIREGLNLHSKHEELNLHSIHKELNLQETVSLSEFGKPPPKSKRRKHFPCEVEFLKSADGLAEPKNYMNFTWFSLDYVKQEGKTSDSGLFEPRFGGHQTLEEREKSFYAKNQMVHCGFVKGSPGYSSTGFDLDEKDKAYMSKCKIAVSSCIFGSSDFLRRPTSRLISQYSKNNVCFVMFLDEQTLSKLSSEGNSPDERGHIGLWKVVVVKNLPYKDMRRTGKVPKFLAHRLFPNSRYSIWLDSKMRLNADPMLIIEYFLWRRNAEFAISNHYDRHCVWDEVLQNKRLNKYNHTAIDQQFKVYQSDGLTKFDPSNPNNPLPSYVPEGSLIIRAHTPMSNLFSCLWFNEVDRFTSRDQLSFAYTYLKLRRMNPERPFQLYMFKDCERRALVKLFQHRTIPSPP; encoded by the exons ATGGCTCTTTATAGAAACAATGGTGAACTGCTCACCGAGAGAAGGGGCATCATTGATGCGGTTGTCAATTCTCTTGGTAAAAGTGACCAGGGCTCGCGAATCTTGCGTCGTGGTAGAAGGCTTGGTCGGATTACCAAACACAGACTTTCGCGTTGGCTTCTCCTTCTTACTGCACTCTTTTCAGTTTATTTCACAGTTTGTGGCCTGAAAATGTTTATTCACG ATGGTTCTATTACAGCTAAAATGGAATCTAGGTTCCCAGCGACTCACAGTATACGGGAAGGGCTCAACCTACACAGTAAACATGAAGAGCTCAACCTACACAGTATACACAAAGAGCTCAATCTTCAAGAAACTGTTTCATTATCTGAATTTGGAAAACCACCACCTAAAAGCAAGCGCAGGAAGC ATTTTCCTTGTGAAGTTGAATTTCTGAAGTCAGCAGATGGCCTTGCTGAACCCAAGAATTACATGAATTTCACTTGGTTTTCTCTAGATTATGttaaacaagaaggaaaaacATCCGATAGTGGTTTGTTTGAACCTCGATTTGGAGGACATCAGACtcttgaggagagagaaaagtcATTTTATGCCAAAAACCAAATGGTTCATTGTGGTTTTGTCAAGGGATCACCAGGGTATTCAAGCACTGGATTTGATTTAGATGAAAAAGATAAGGCATACATGTCAAAGTGTAAGATTGCagtttcttcttgcatttttggAAGCTCCGATTTTCTTCGGAGGCCTACAAGTAGACTG ATTAGTCAATATTCAAAGAACAATGTTTGTTTTGTGATGTTCTTGGATGAACAAACACTATCCAAACTTTCATCAGAAGGGAACAGTCCCGATGAAAGAGGGCATATTGGCCTATGGAAAGTAGTAGTTGTGAAAAACTTGCCATACAAAGACATGCGGAGGACTGGCAAGGTGCCAAAATTTTTAGCTCACCGCCTCTTCCCAAATTCTAG GTATTCAATTTGGCTTGACAGCAAGATGAGACTCAATGCTGATCCTATGTTGAtcattgaatattttttgtGGCGAAGGAATGCTGAATTTGCCATTTCAAATCATTATGATCGCCACTGTGTCTGGGATGAGGTACTCCAAAACAAACGCTTAAACAAGTACAACCACACGGCAATTGACCAACAGTTTAAAGTTTACCAATCTGATGGCCTAACCAAGTTTGATCCTTCAAACCCAAATAATCCTCTTCCAAGTT ATGTTCCTGAGGGTTCCTTGATAATAAGGGCACATACACCAAtgtcaaatttattttcatgccTTTGGTTCAATGAAGTTGATCGATTTACTTCTCGAGATCAACTAAGCTTTGCTTATACTTATTTGAAATTGAGGAGAATGAATCCAGAGAGACCATTTCAGTTGTATATGTTCAAG GATTGTGAGCGCAGAGCATTAGTTAAACTATTCCAGCATAGGACAATTCCTTCTCCACCATAG
- the LOC107481226 gene encoding probable hexosyltransferase MUCI70 isoform X3 — MALYRNNGELLTERRGIIDAVVHSLGKSDHGSRILRRGRRLGRITKHRLSRWLLLLTALFSVYFTVCGLKMFIHAKMESRFPATHSIREGLNLHSKHEELNLHSIHKELNLQETVSLSEFGKPPPKSKRRKHFPCEVEFLKSADGLAEPKNYMNFTWFSLDYVKQEGKTSDSGLFEPRFGGHQTLEEREKSFYAKNQMVHCGFVKGSPGYSSTGFDLDEKDKAYMSKCKIAVSSCIFGSSDFLRRPTSRLISQYSKNNVCFVMFLDEQTLSKLSSEGNSPDERGHIGLWKVVVVKNLPYKDMRRTGKVPKFLAHRLFPNSRYSIWLDSKMRLNADPMLIIEYFLWRRNAEFAISNHYDRHCVWDEVLQNKRLNKYNHTAIDQQFKVYQSDGLTKFDPSNPNNPLPSYVPEGSLIIRAHTPMSNLFSCLWFNEVDRFTSRDQLSFAYTYLKLRRMNPERPFQLYMFKDCERRALVKLFQHRTIPSPP; from the exons ATGGCTCTTTATAGAAACAATGGTGAATTGCTCACCGAGAGAAGGGGCATCATTGATGCGGTTGTCCATTCTCTTGGTAAAAGTGACCATGGCTCGCGAATCTTGCGTCGTGGTAGAAGGCTTGGTCGGATTACCAAACACAGACTTTCGCGTTGGCTTCTCCTTCTTACTGCACTCTTTTCAGTTTATTTCACAGTTTGTGGCCTGAAAATGTTTATTCACG CTAAAATGGAATCTAGGTTCCCAGCGACTCACAGTATACGGGAAGGGCTCAACCTACACAGTAAACATGAAGAGCTCAACCTACACAGTATACACAAAGAGCTCAATCTTCAAGAAACTGTTTCATTATCTGAATTTGGAAAACCACCACCTAAAAGCAAGCGCAGGAAGC ATTTTCCTTGTGAAGTTGAATTTCTGAAGTCAGCAGATGGCCTTGCTGAACCCAAGAATTACATGAATTTCACTTGGTTTTCTCTAGATTATGttaaacaagaaggaaaaacATCCGATAGTGGTTTGTTTGAACCTCGATTTGGAGGACATCAGACtcttgaggagagagaaaagtcATTTTATGCCAAAAACCAAATGGTTCATTGTGGTTTTGTCAAGGGATCACCAGGGTATTCAAGCACTGGATTTGATTTAGATGAAAAAGATAAGGCATACATGTCAAAGTGTAAGATTGCagtttcttcttgcatttttggAAGCTCCGATTTTCTTCGGAGGCCTACAAGTAGACTG ATTAGTCAATATTCAAAGAACAATGTTTGTTTTGTGATGTTCTTGGATGAACAAACACTATCCAAACTTTCATCAGAAGGGAACAGTCCCGATGAAAGAGGGCATATTGGCCTATGGAAAGTAGTAGTTGTGAAAAACTTGCCATACAAAGACATGCGGAGGACTGGCAAGGTGCCAAAATTTTTAGCTCACCGCCTCTTCCCAAATTCTAG GTATTCAATTTGGCTTGACAGCAAGATGAGACTCAATGCTGATCCTATGTTGAtcattgaatattttttgtGGCGAAGGAATGCTGAATTTGCCATTTCAAATCATTATGATCGCCACTGTGTCTGGGATGAGGTACTCCAAAACAAACGCTTAAACAAGTACAACCACACGGCAATTGACCAACAGTTTAAAGTTTACCAATCTGATGGCCTAACCAAGTTTGATCCTTCAAACCCAAATAATCCTCTTCCAAGTT ATGTTCCTGAGGGTTCCTTGATAATAAGGGCACATACACCAAtgtcaaatttattttcatgccTTTGGTTCAATGAAGTTGATCGATTTACTTCTCGAGATCAACTAAGCTTTGCTTATACTTATTTGAAATTGAGGAGAATGAATCCAGAGAGACCATTTCAGTTGTATATGTTCAAG GATTGTGAGCGCAGAGCATTAGTTAAACTATTCCAGCATAGGACAATTCCTTCTCCACCATAG